ACCGTCCCCTACGAGCGCATCCAATTCGAAATCGCCGTGTAAGACCAGGACCTACGGTTCGCTGCGTTCACGATCGCCTGCACGTCGGTCTCAAGAATACTGCCCTGAATGGCCATCATCACTATCTGCTTCTCAGACACAAGCTATTCCCCAAGCAAACTTTCCAAATTACTTGCCGAGAATCTGTCGTCGCGCCTCAAGCCAGGGGATGGTCTTGACCTTTCCGCCTTCCAACTCTTGCACTCGCCGCGCGATCTCAGCACTCCACGCCGTTTTAGCATCCTCGTCTACCTCAGCATCTAGACTTTCGATAAGCAGAGAGGCAAGTGCGGCCCGTGCCTGCAGCGGCAGCTGCAATGCCGCGGCGAACACCTTTGCCTCCTCATCTCTCATAGATACTTTTCCCCTCGCAGCCACAGCCTTATTACTTCTCTTCCCGACGCCTTGCTTGATCCACTTTCTTGGCGAGGAAACTGAGCAGGGCAATATATTCGAGCGCTTCTTCTGGTGAATCATCTGCTAAAGCGTGCGCTCTTGGATTTCGCAGAGCTTGGACTGCTCCCTCAAAGAGATGCATCATGCCCTCTTGTTCATCTTGTTCTGTTTGATCCTTGAGATCATTGAAAGCAAGGACCGGAGCATTCTTAGAAAAAACAGCGCGCATCAGTGGCGCACCATCTAGGTCGTGGCGACGAGACTTTTCTTTAACTATGTTTACCAGAGCCAAAGACGCATCAAGTACAGCGTTGCGGTAATGTCTATTGCGGTATAAATCGGCGCATACATCGGCAATCCGTGGGTGAAGTTCCATATTGTCGAAGGCCATCTTGACACGACCAGCAGGGTCTAGTCCGAGGTCGGCCTGCTTTTCTTCAAGACGAGCAATAAGACCCTCAAGTAGAGTAATTGTTTGTGGGATGCCCGCCTCAAAACAAAGTTGAAAGTCTGGCGTTTTGAGGGCACCTCCAAAAGCATCGACAGGCACGCCCGTACTATGCCAAATATTGTGATTTTGATGTGTTCTGTACTCAAGAGAGCGCTCGCCAAATATCTCTAAAATCGCTGCCCTGATATTTTGCTCTGCGTTCCGATGGCGTCTATCTTCATACTTGATACGATCGGCCTTGAGAGCTTTCACCTCGTCGATCCGTTTCTTCAGCTTATCAATCCCACGTTGGATTTCCTTGGAAGTGAATTGTCTGACTTCTATCGACGAGGGTTCTTGGTCATGCTTACGGTTTACCATTCTCAATCTCCAAACTTGTGGCCGTGGTAGAGACCGCAGCGGCTTTGCAGAAGCGGCTCCAAACCAAGGGGACGGGTCTCTCAGCGACGCGTCCCTTACCCTTTCCCTCTCTCCGCATGCGGATGGAACGGATGCGGGCTGAGGCGACGGGATGGCAAGAACTGTGCGTCAGTAGCCGCGAGGGCGCCGCGAGCCGTTCTTCTATTCCGATAAGGCAAGCGGCCAACCGTAAGACTCACGGTGGCCCGATGACACCAATGCATCATGCCGCAGCCGAGCGCACGCGCCGTTCGTCAGCCGCCTCCCTCATCCCTCAGGCGGCAACTTTATTTCCTTCACCTCACCGAACCCAGACAGCACTTGCGGCAGCGCGTCAACCGGACCGACCGCCAGGATGCGGAGCTGGTCCGGATGGAGGTGCTTGCGGGCCGCTTGCAGCAAGTCGTCCTTGGTCAGCTTCACGACTTTATCCCGCATCTGCTGGAGAAAGTCCTTGGGCAGGCCGTCGTACTCCAGCCCGATCAGGCGGCTGACGATGCTGGAGGCGCTGGTGAACGAGAAGACAAAGGAATTCACGAAGGCCTCCTTCGCTTCCGCCAGTTCCTGGTCCGTCACCGGCTCTTTCTGGAGCCGTTCCATATTGGCCACCAGGCGGTTCACCACTTCCTGCGTCGAGGCCAGCTTGGTTTCCGCGCGCATCCCCCAGACCCCCTGCTCGCGCACCCCGGCCCGGAGCGAACTGCCCACCGAGTAGGCCAGCCCTTGTTTGGTCCGCACATCCTGGAACAAGCGGCTGCGGAATCCGCTCCCGCCGAGAATGTCGTTGAGCAGCGAGACGGCCGGATAGTCGGGATCGCTCTCCTTGATCGAGAGGTGGCCGGCCCGCAGATGGGTCTGCTGGCTCCCCTTGCCGACGACACGGACGATACGCTTCCCGTCACGCCCCTGCTCCGCTTGGACCGGCGGGAAGGCGATCTTCGGCACCTCCCCCCTGGGCCAGGCGCCGAACGTCTCGCGCAGCGCCGCCAGCATCGGGCCCTTGTCGAAATCCCCCGTCACGCCCAGCACAATCCCATTGGGATGGACCGTGCGGGCATGGAAAGCCAGCAAGTCCTGGCGGGTGATCCTGGTGACCGAGGCCACGGAACTTTCGCGCGCGAAGGGGTGCTCCGCTCCGTAGAGCAACTTGGCGAACTCGCGCCCGGCGATGGATTGTGGCTGATCCTGGCGTCGGCGGATACCCTCGATCGCCTGGAGTTTGGCCAGTTCGACCCGGCTGGAGTCGAAGGCGGGCGTCATGAGCATGTCGGCAAAGATCCGGAGCCCGCGGGGCACATCCTTCTTCAGCACATCCAACATGGCGGAGCCGGACTCGGTCCCGATGCCCACCGAAACCCCAGCCGCCAGTTGCTCCAGCTCCTGGTCCACCTCCTCGGCGGACATGCGCGCGGTTCCGCCCGTCCGCATCGTGGCGCCCGTCAGGCCGGCCAGACCAACCTTGTCCGACGGGTCCAGCCAGGCGCCGGTCTGCATCGTGGCGGTGATCGTGACCAGCGGCAGTTCGTGGTCTTCCAGCAAATACACGACCATGCCGTTGTCCAGCACCACCCGCTCCGGCTCCGGCGGGGTAAATTGGACCGTGTCGAACTTCATCGTCCTCGGATCGTCCTGCGCCAGCACAAGCGGAGATTCGACTCCAAGGCACAGTGTCACTGCCACCGCCAACCCTGCGATTCTTTGCATCATCGGCCTTTTCACCATGTCCCTCTTGCTATTCTCCCTCACGCTCAACGCTTCCCGTCTTTTCCAGCGGCCGGCTTGACCAGGGTCGCCACGGTTCGGTTGGGCTTGACGAAATATTGCGCGGCCACGCGCTGGATGTCGGCGGGCGTCACCGAGGCAATCTTGTCGCGCACCTTCAGGATGTACCGCCAGTCTCGAGCCACCGTCTGAAAGAAGGCGAGTTGCGAGGCCAGGCCGCTGTTGGACCGCAGGGACCGGACCAGGGAGGCGTCCAGATTGTTCAGCACTTTCTCCAGCTCCTTGGCCGACACCGGCTCGGTTTTCAACCGTTCCAACTCCTCCTCGACCGCCGCTTCCAGTTCCGCCGTCCGGTGCGGGGCGAGAGGCGCGGCGCTGATCACGAACAAATTGGGATCGCGCTGGCCGGGAAAGCCGGAATCGGTGCCGACGGAGACCGCGACGCGCTTCTCGCGCACGAGCTTCTGGTACAGCCGCGAGGTCACGCCTTCCGACAGGACCGAGTCCAGCACGTCGAAGACAAAATCGTCCGGGTGGCCCAGGGACGGCTTGTGATAGCCCAGGATCAGGATCGGCTCCGCCTCGAACTCCACCTCGATGCGCCGCTCGCCTTTCTGCGGCGGTTCGACCGTCACCACGGGAGGCGGCGGCGGAGCCGCAGGCAAGGCGCCGAAGGTCCGTTCGATCAAGGCGATGACTTCTGTGGGATTGATGTCCCCTGCAATCGCCACAACGGCATTGTTCGGTCCGTAGTAGGTGCGGAAGAACCGCTCCGTGTCGGCCGGCGTGAGGACCAGGATGTCCGAGCCCCAACCGATCGTCGGGAAGCCGTAGGGATGGGCCTGGAAGGCCGCGGCGGCAAAGGCTTCGAAGAGCAGGCCGTTGGGACTGTCCTCCGTCCGCAGCCGCCGCTCCTCCATCACCACGGCCCGTTCCTTGTAAAATTCGCGCAGGACCGGGTGAGCCATCCGGTCCGCTTCGATCGCGGCCCAGAGCGGCAGGCGGTTGGCCGGCAGACTGACGGTGTAGCGCGTGACGTCCTTGCCCGTAGAAGCATTCAGTCCCACCGCTCCATGGCGTTGGTAGAGCAAGGACATCTCGTTGCCCACGACCAAAGCATCGGCCGCCGCCTGGACTTCCCTGAACGTCTGCCGCTTGTACTGCAAGGCGGGAGAATCCTGCTGGCCGGCGGCGCGAAGCTGCTCGCGCAGCGCTTCAATCTCTCCGTTGAGCCGATCCAATTCCGCCAGCAGCGGCCGTTCCTTGGCATAGTCCCTGGTGCCCAGGGTCTTGGTCCCCTTGAAGGCCATGTGTTCATAGAGATGCGCCACGCCGGTGATGCCGGTATGTTCGTTGATCCCGCCGACGCCGAACGTCATATTGATGGAAAGGACCGGGCTCTCGTGCCGCTCGACCAGCAGGACCGTGAGGCCGTTCGCCAGCCGGTGCTCGATGACGCGTTCGGCCAACCCGTTCGATGGAGCCCCCGCCGCCGCCTGAACGGGACCGGCGAGCAGGCAGCTTGCGAACAGGATCAACACCCACCATCGTCGTCTCGTCTGCATCATGAAAAAAGTCCTATCATGTCTTCCGGTTGTTCGATGAACCAGTCCGGGTTGCAGGCGGCCATCTTCTCCCGGTTCCCCATCCCATAGCCGACCGCGCAGACCCGGATGCCGGCGTTATGCCCGCCGTTGATATCGTTCGTGCTGTCCCCGATGAGCACGGTCCGCTCCTTGCCGACCTTCAGCTCTTCCATCACCTTCACCAGCATCCCCGGCTCCGGCTTCAGCCCATAGCCGTTGTCGCCGCCGACGACGTAGGTGAAATGATGCGCCCCGAGCCCTTGCAGGATTTTCATGGTGTACTCGATGGACTTGTTCGTGGCGACCGCCTTCTGTTTGTGGGCATAGTGGGCCAGGACCCGCTCGACGCCGGAGTAAAATTGCGTCCGGTCGAGGCAGTGGGCCAGGTAATGGCCGCGGAACACCCGCAAGGCCTCCTCGTAGCTGGCCTGATCGGCCTCCCCGACGGAGAGGCGGAGCAACCGTTTGACGCCGTCGCCGACGAAGCCGAAGATTTCTTCCTGCGGGCGGAGCGGCAAACCCAACTCGCCCAGCGTCAGATTGACCGCCGTAGCGATGTCCCACTTGGATTCGATCAGCGTCCCGTCCAGGTCGAAGATCAAGAGATCGACCGGCACGGCCCGCGGCTTGGCCTTCGTCATGGCGCTTGCCTCACGCTCTCCAGAAGCTCCGCGAGTTTGGCCCCCT
This genomic window from Nitrospirota bacterium contains:
- a CDS encoding addiction module antitoxin RelB, giving the protein MIHQKKRSNILPCSVSSPRKWIKQGVGKRSNKAVAARGKVSMRDEEAKVFAAALQLPLQARAALASLLIESLDAEVDEDAKTAWSAEIARRVQELEGGKVKTIPWLEARRQILGK
- a CDS encoding insulinase family protein, with protein sequence MQTRRRWWVLILFASCLLAGPVQAAAGAPSNGLAERVIEHRLANGLTVLLVERHESPVLSINMTFGVGGINEHTGITGVAHLYEHMAFKGTKTLGTRDYAKERPLLAELDRLNGEIEALREQLRAAGQQDSPALQYKRQTFREVQAAADALVVGNEMSLLYQRHGAVGLNASTGKDVTRYTVSLPANRLPLWAAIEADRMAHPVLREFYKERAVVMEERRLRTEDSPNGLLFEAFAAAAFQAHPYGFPTIGWGSDILVLTPADTERFFRTYYGPNNAVVAIAGDINPTEVIALIERTFGALPAAPPPPPVVTVEPPQKGERRIEVEFEAEPILILGYHKPSLGHPDDFVFDVLDSVLSEGVTSRLYQKLVREKRVAVSVGTDSGFPGQRDPNLFVISAAPLAPHRTAELEAAVEEELERLKTEPVSAKELEKVLNNLDASLVRSLRSNSGLASQLAFFQTVARDWRYILKVRDKIASVTPADIQRVAAQYFVKPNRTVATLVKPAAGKDGKR
- a CDS encoding TIGR02391 family protein is translated as MVNRKHDQEPSSIEVRQFTSKEIQRGIDKLKKRIDEVKALKADRIKYEDRRHRNAEQNIRAAILEIFGERSLEYRTHQNHNIWHSTGVPVDAFGGALKTPDFQLCFEAGIPQTITLLEGLIARLEEKQADLGLDPAGRVKMAFDNMELHPRIADVCADLYRNRHYRNAVLDASLALVNIVKEKSRRHDLDGAPLMRAVFSKNAPVLAFNDLKDQTEQDEQEGMMHLFEGAVQALRNPRAHALADDSPEEALEYIALLSFLAKKVDQARRREEK
- a CDS encoding insulinase family protein, encoding MVKRPMMQRIAGLAVAVTLCLGVESPLVLAQDDPRTMKFDTVQFTPPEPERVVLDNGMVVYLLEDHELPLVTITATMQTGAWLDPSDKVGLAGLTGATMRTGGTARMSAEEVDQELEQLAAGVSVGIGTESGSAMLDVLKKDVPRGLRIFADMLMTPAFDSSRVELAKLQAIEGIRRRQDQPQSIAGREFAKLLYGAEHPFARESSVASVTRITRQDLLAFHARTVHPNGIVLGVTGDFDKGPMLAALRETFGAWPRGEVPKIAFPPVQAEQGRDGKRIVRVVGKGSQQTHLRAGHLSIKESDPDYPAVSLLNDILGGSGFRSRLFQDVRTKQGLAYSVGSSLRAGVREQGVWGMRAETKLASTQEVVNRLVANMERLQKEPVTDQELAEAKEAFVNSFVFSFTSASSIVSRLIGLEYDGLPKDFLQQMRDKVVKLTKDDLLQAARKHLHPDQLRILAVGPVDALPQVLSGFGEVKEIKLPPEG
- a CDS encoding HAD family hydrolase, producing MWARSGANGTGARSSHHVGPVPRGSRRGRPGVHRRSEEGPCERGQGLPVPGHEGGAAGVHVLGDASTLRQLESGTVLGNCGGDRGLRGDRRNQGLGSGELAGGVDSRQVQGARHDGMGRGRLQTGAARGGGSVSREGRRGPLADHRADPAAARRSQAPDRPRAAGDAAGDRRGQGGQTRGASGEREASAMTKAKPRAVPVDLLIFDLDGTLIESKWDIATAVNLTLGELGLPLRPQEEIFGFVGDGVKRLLRLSVGEADQASYEEALRVFRGHYLAHCLDRTQFYSGVERVLAHYAHKQKAVATNKSIEYTMKILQGLGAHHFTYVVGGDNGYGLKPEPGMLVKVMEELKVGKERTVLIGDSTNDINGGHNAGIRVCAVGYGMGNREKMAACNPDWFIEQPEDMIGLFS